DNA sequence from the Vicia villosa cultivar HV-30 ecotype Madison, WI linkage group LG3, Vvil1.0, whole genome shotgun sequence genome:
GGATTTAGTACCAATAGCAAAGATGAATTTACCTAGTCGTGCAGAAATTGTAGACTTGTGTTGAGTTGGCACCTAGTTGGCAGCTCCAATCCTGTGAAGTACAACATATTTCACACTTAGTTTGCTCACAATCAGCTTCCCTTTGACAGGCCATGTCTTCACCTGGCCAGCTGTAATCTCTTTGCACATTTGATTATCAGACACTTCCAGTTCTGGCTGAGCTTGATTGgacctttccagaaatttgttGATCACAGTGGGCGAGAATTTAATACATTTTCCTCTAACAAACACTTTTAAATACTCCTCAGTTTCCTTATTGCCGCAGTTTTCATGAAGATTCACAATGAACTCCTTCACCAAGATTTCATAACACTTAGAGAGATGAGTCACAGTCTTCATTAGTCCATCCTCATGAATAAGATTCATAATCTCATCATTCTCAAGAGCATTCTGAGTAAGTTCTCTCTCTAAGGCCAGTCTTTTATGGTAGACAAATTTCCATCTGAGTACACTGGAGGGGTAGTGAAAGGAAATGTTATCAATAGGTATTTCAGGAACACTAGCAGCCAGTTTGCTATTAGAGACCTTCTTCTTAAGATGAATGTCATTGACATTCGCAGCAACATCAGAATCTGACTCATTCTCAGAACTGCTTATAGCCTTTCTCTTCTTAGGCACCACTTTGCTCCATGCCTTCTTTGGTCCAACAAAAACAGACTTAGCTACTGCCTTCTTTTTCTGAGAGACCTCAGCTACAACTTGCTTTTATTTCCTCCTCATTAGCCTTCTGGCTATGCTTGGGTTGATGGAAGCAACCAGGTCATCATCAAAGATATCATCAAGGTTGATTACTGTGTCAGTTTGAGTTTTCTCTGGTTCTTTGTTTTCAGTTTGGCCCTTTTTAGTGTGATTTACACACGTATTAGTGGAAACATTGCTGGGTATCTCTTCATTGTGTTCAGCACCATCAGGAATTCAAAGTGATCAAGACAAACATCATTTCTTTTCTTGTTACTGACATGCATATTTTCATTCATTTCATCATTTGTTGGAACACAGATTTCACCGGTGTCACTAACATGCTCAAAGACATTTGACTTAGGAAGCACAGGATTCTCAGGACCAGGGATCTTGGATGAAGCATTCTCCTCATTTAGGATTTGGGTAACAATTTTGACAATATCTAGGTGATTAGACCTTGAGATTTCTTTGGTTAGCTCTTCCTTAGAAGGAGGAACAGAAGATTGAGAGGTCTGACCAGAGTTGGGATTTCTAGGTCTTCTTGCAGTCTCTTTGGTTCTTTGTGCATGCATAGTTCTGGGTCGTTTTGTCACGAGATCGAAAGGGGTTACCATCTGCAAAGGAGTGACTTCAAGAATCTCACTAGGGTTAATGGGAGCATTGGAAGCGTCTTGTTCATGAGCAGCAGAAGAGGGCATTTTTGACGAAGTCTGAGGAATAGATTGTTGAGACATTGAGGAAGATGTTAGAGACGATCTGAGTGTCTGGTTGTTTTTGATGTCAAACGAGAGATGAGAGAAGTGTAAGAGACCAGTGAAGTGGAAATGAGGGAATAGAGTGAAGAGTTGTACTTGGATGAGGGAATTTAAATTTTGACCAATCATTAAATCTGAGTTATTTTCTTTGTTCAAAAAATAGTTCCCTAGACACTGTAATTGCTATAACACTTCACAGGAGTAAATACCTAATTTGTTCTTCAAGACTTCAATATGGAGAGTGCTTAGATTCTCAGGAAGGATGTCTCCACTTGGTAGCTTAGAAGTTTCATGCTTCATAATAAAAACCTTGTTAGCTGTAAGGTTCCTGGGAGAGAGACATGTTGTTTTCCTGTGCTTGGTTCTGATGAGTTGGGTGATCTTCTTTGACACATTAGTATCCCTCTCATAAtacaatgtcatgacattctgagTGACATTGTATTCAGACAGCATCAGGTTTTCACCTTCGATTTTTACAAAGAAGGTTTTGAATATCTCTTCTTCGTATCCGTTTCCAGCTTTTCTTTCATACCAATTTTTTGAAGTTTGATACGGTCTTCTCCTTTTTACACTGTTTATATTTCTCCCTGTAATCTTTGTATTTAAACTTGGATGCTCAGGTTCATCACTTAGTTCGAGGAGAAATGGTTCTGCTTTTAAGGGATTACTTTGTTGATATATCATCCTTCTGGTAAGATTGGGAGCTTCAGGACATGTGGACTTCAAGTGATCTATTCTGCCACATTGATAGCATCTCTTATATGGGAAATATGTGCTCCTTTCTTGATGTTGCCTTTTATGTTGCATCCTTTGATTAGGCATCATCTGTTCCATCAAGTAAATCTGATTTCTTACTCCTCCATCCTTGTTGTGAGATTAGTTCAACAACTCCTCTTTCAGAGCATCAATGTTTGACCGAAGGCTTATGTTTTCTTCTTGAAGGAGAGTGTAAGTAATTCTATCCCCTAACATTCTTGCATATAGTCTTTCATTTCTTAGATAGTTTTCAGAGAGAATTGTAGCAAGTTCTCTGGCCATGAGATCGCTGGCAGATGCTTCTTTATCTGATTCTCTCAAATTTTAAGCTACATTTTCAACTGATCTTTCTTGTTGATTTTCCTCGATTTCTTCCTTGGTCATGGAGTCTTTGGAGGAACAGTTTGAAATAATAGGTTCCCATAAATAACAGTTTTCTTTAGACCTAGAGCCCCCCATGACTTCCATATGGTCTTCATTAGTGACAATGCATTCATTTTTGGTGAATCTGACATTGAAGCATTGGTCACACAGTTGACTGATGCTGATTAGATTCACAGTCAGTCCTTTTACTAGAAGAACATTATTCAGATTTGGGCCTTTAGGATATTCTAGAGTTCCAATCCCTTGAATTTCTCCTTTTCCTCCATCACCGAACGTGACATAGTTGAGGAATGAGGATTGACATCTATTAACAGATTTCTTGTACCTGTCATGTGTTTTGAGCATCCGCTATCAAAGTACCAGTCTTCTTTTGATGATACTCGCAGGGGAGTGTGAGCCATTAAGGCAATGCCTTTAAGAACCCATTGTTATTTCTTGACTGAGCCGCTTTGCTTGGTTTTATTTTGAGGGAACTGATTGGGATAACCATACAACCTAAAACAAAAAgattttatgtgaccaaatcttccacagtgatgacatCTCCATTGATTAAATATCCTCCTACCATGATTTATCCTTCTGTCCttatgatgttgtgacattggtctAAACATTCGACCTGGAACGAGACCTTCAGGTTTTGGACTTTTGAGACCTAAGATGGATTCTGATCTTCCCACAAATCCTATTTCAGACATGTCTCCTGATCTTTGTCCAATTTGCAGTATCTCTTCCAGAGAGTCAGTTCCAGAATTTAACATTCTAACAGATTTTGACATTTGATCTATCTTGGAGTTTAGCATGTTGATCTCATCATTGAGTGactctatggttgcaagatgttcttTCTTTTCAGTTTCCAACTCCTTTATTTGCCTCTTTTGCTTC
Encoded proteins:
- the LOC131659432 gene encoding uncharacterized protein LOC131659432 is translated as MPSSAAHEQDASNAPINPSEILEVTPLQMVTPFDLVTKRPRTMHAQRTKETARRPRNPNSGQTSQSSVPPSKEELTKEISRSNHLDIVKIVTQILNEENASSKIPGPENPVLPKSNVFEHVSDTGEICVPTNDEMNENMHVSNKKRNDGQTENKEPEKTQTDTVINLDDIFDDDLKAWSKVVPKKRKAISSSENESDSDVAANVNDIHLKKKVSNSKLAASVPEIPIDNISFHYPSSVLRWKFVYHKRLALERELTQNALENDEIMNLIHEDGLMKTVTHLSKCYEILVKEFIVNLHENCGNKETEEYLKVFVRGKCIKFSPTVINKFLERSNQAQPELEVSDNQMCKEITAGQVPTQHKSTISARLGKFIFAIGTKSKVDYGTYIFKQTLKHAGSYSIKGPIAFPSLICGIILKQFPNILTDKDSVCKRASPLIFHHKLFQGTHVHDINKTSAGPSNESTIMSKTSMVAVLRETCKELEARKLALERLISSIETSESAKSADTNVAEQGADDGVSDNEVVKESITEDGTENSVEFSSSESDD